One part of the Desulfonema ishimotonii genome encodes these proteins:
- a CDS encoding 4Fe-4S dicluster domain-containing protein, whose amino-acid sequence MAHNTIKSGYSKLADRLNRYPQGAPASELLFSILKMLFSENEAKLVSLMPIKPFTAKKASRIWKTNLTSTRKVLDELAGRAILVDIEQNGESVYVLPPPMAGFFEFALMRVRDDIDQKVLSELFYQYINVEEDFIRALFTQDQTQLGRTFVHEPALSEENALHVLDYERATEVIRRASHRGVGICYCRHKMHHMGRACKAPQEICMTFNNTAASLIRHGRARSTEKEECLDLLQMAYEHNLVQFGENVREKVNFICNCCGCCCEAMIAARRFAILNPVHTTNFIPIVTESDCNGCGKCVTACPVEAMALVSSNNPVKPKMKVARLNEDLCLGCGVCVRTCPKGNIHLKSRPGRIITPLNGTHRAVLMAIERGKLQNLIFDNQVLRSHRALAGVLGVILKLPPFKQLLANQQVKSRYLEALINHLEN is encoded by the coding sequence ATGGCTCATAACACAATAAAATCCGGTTATTCCAAGTTGGCAGACAGACTGAACCGTTATCCACAGGGCGCCCCCGCTTCCGAACTGTTGTTCAGTATCCTGAAAATGCTTTTCAGTGAGAACGAGGCAAAACTGGTTTCACTCATGCCTATCAAACCCTTCACAGCAAAAAAAGCCAGCCGCATCTGGAAAACGAACCTGACCAGCACTCGGAAGGTGCTGGATGAATTGGCAGGTCGCGCTATCCTGGTTGACATTGAACAGAACGGGGAGTCTGTTTATGTTCTGCCGCCTCCCATGGCAGGTTTTTTTGAATTTGCCCTGATGCGTGTGCGGGATGACATTGATCAGAAGGTATTAAGCGAACTCTTTTATCAATACATAAATGTGGAAGAGGATTTCATCAGGGCGCTGTTCACCCAGGACCAGACTCAGTTGGGGCGTACCTTTGTCCATGAACCCGCCCTGTCCGAAGAAAACGCACTGCATGTTCTGGATTATGAGCGGGCAACCGAAGTCATCAGACGTGCCAGTCATCGGGGGGTCGGGATCTGTTACTGCCGTCACAAGATGCATCACATGGGCAGAGCCTGCAAAGCACCGCAGGAAATATGCATGACATTCAACAACACTGCCGCGTCGCTGATCAGACATGGCCGCGCCCGTTCGACAGAAAAGGAAGAGTGCCTCGATTTATTGCAGATGGCATATGAACACAATCTGGTTCAGTTCGGTGAAAATGTAAGAGAAAAAGTAAATTTCATCTGCAACTGCTGCGGATGTTGCTGCGAGGCGATGATCGCCGCCCGGCGCTTTGCAATTCTGAACCCTGTCCATACAACCAACTTTATCCCGATTGTGACCGAATCCGATTGCAACGGATGCGGCAAGTGCGTGACGGCCTGCCCGGTAGAAGCAATGGCGCTGGTTTCATCGAACAACCCGGTCAAACCCAAAATGAAGGTGGCCAGGCTGAATGAAGATCTCTGTCTGGGATGCGGTGTTTGCGTCAGAACCTGTCCAAAGGGCAATATTCATTTGAAATCCCGACCAGGCCGAATTATTACCCCGCTGAACGGAACACACAGGGCCGTGTTGATGGCCATTGAACGGGGTAAGTTGCAGAACCTGATTTTTGACAATCAGGTCTTGCGGAGTCATCGGGCCCTGGCCGGAGTTTTAGGCGTCATTCTGAAACTTCCGCCGTTCAAACAGCTCCTTGCAAATCAGCAGGTGAAATCACGCTACCTGGAGGCTCTGATTAATCACCTGGAAAACTAG
- a CDS encoding tRNA-queuosine alpha-mannosyltransferase domain-containing protein — translation MKFLFLEPFFGGSHKDFAEGLIRHSRHDIDLMTLPARAWKWRMRGAALHFSRKAGDLSAYDGLILSDLMSLSDFKALAGKNCPPALVYFHESQLTYPLAPGERMDFQYGFTDITTGLAADRILFNSRTHSDTFFSHLPGFIKMMPDYQPRWAVDAIREKSGVLHPGCHFSAEAPRLTHPETGTPPLIIWNHRWEFDKHPEAFFDALDAVMARGIAFRVALLGENFARIPDVFRSVREKYGDRVIQCGYLESKADYLNMLRRGHIVISTARQENFGISVIEAMRCGCLPLLPNRLSYPEILPNRFHGDFLYDDQAGLIEKLALLLSGISGLQKKREDLSRSMGKFAWETLIGQYDSILEDLGHL, via the coding sequence TTGAAATTCCTTTTTCTTGAGCCGTTTTTTGGCGGCTCCCACAAAGATTTTGCCGAGGGCCTGATCCGCCACTCGCGCCACGACATCGACCTGATGACCCTGCCTGCCCGCGCCTGGAAATGGCGGATGCGGGGTGCGGCCCTTCACTTCAGCCGGAAAGCGGGCGATCTGAGCGCTTACGACGGGCTGATCCTCAGCGACCTGATGAGCCTGTCCGATTTCAAAGCCCTTGCCGGAAAAAACTGTCCCCCGGCCCTGGTCTATTTCCACGAAAGCCAGCTAACCTACCCGCTGGCACCGGGGGAGCGCATGGATTTTCAGTACGGATTCACCGACATCACCACCGGCCTGGCCGCCGACAGGATTCTTTTCAACTCCCGCACCCATTCGGACACTTTTTTTTCACACCTGCCGGGCTTCATTAAAATGATGCCGGATTATCAGCCGCGCTGGGCCGTCGATGCCATCCGGGAGAAATCCGGTGTGCTGCATCCCGGTTGCCACTTCAGCGCCGAAGCGCCGCGTTTGACGCACCCGGAAACCGGCACACCGCCGCTGATCATCTGGAACCACCGGTGGGAATTTGACAAGCATCCCGAAGCTTTCTTTGATGCGCTGGACGCCGTCATGGCGCGGGGGATCGCCTTCCGGGTGGCGCTGCTGGGGGAGAATTTCGCCCGGATACCGGACGTGTTCCGCAGTGTGCGCGAGAAATACGGCGACCGCGTCATCCAATGCGGCTATCTGGAATCCAAAGCCGACTATCTGAACATGCTCCGGCGCGGGCACATCGTGATCAGCACCGCCCGGCAGGAGAATTTCGGCATCTCGGTCATCGAGGCCATGCGCTGCGGATGCCTGCCCCTGCTGCCGAATCGGCTCTCCTACCCGGAAATTCTGCCCAACCGGTTTCACGGGGATTTTCTGTATGATGATCAGGCGGGGCTGATCGAAAAACTGGCCCTTCTGCTTTCAGGCATTTCCGGGCTTCAGAAAAAGAGAGAAGATCTGTCCCGGTCAATGGGAAAATTTGCCTGGGAAACCCTCATTGGCCAGTACGATAGCATTCTGGAAGATCTGGGACATTTGTAA
- a CDS encoding P-II family nitrogen regulator encodes MKRIQAIIKPFKLEEVKDALNRIGIRGMTITEVRGFGRQRGHKEIYRGAEYQADFVPKLKMDLVVEAPVADQVISTIIQSANTGSVGDGKVFVTPIESVIRIRTGESGKDAV; translated from the coding sequence ATGAAAAGAATTCAAGCTATTATTAAGCCGTTCAAACTGGAAGAGGTAAAAGATGCGCTGAACAGAATCGGAATCAGGGGCATGACGATCACCGAAGTCCGGGGATTCGGGCGGCAGCGCGGCCACAAGGAAATATACAGGGGGGCGGAATACCAGGCGGATTTTGTGCCCAAGCTGAAAATGGATCTGGTGGTGGAGGCCCCAGTGGCGGATCAGGTGATCAGTACAATTATCCAGAGCGCCAACACGGGAAGCGTCGGCGATGGGAAAGTCTTTGTCACGCCCATAGAATCGGTCATTCGGATCAGAACCGGCGAAAGCGGCAAGGATGCGGTCTGA
- a CDS encoding ammonium transporter, whose protein sequence is MIRTGSISSTVRYFAFLFAIAIVISASLWGGHPAMAEDSEAVSAAIATYPETLFQGKSQADIRKELPVSGAYRDEVTPIEEAVEVSVNGKTETVSIVRYLTDIEIFQYRGDVLWTCIAAFLVFIMQAGFAMVESGFTRAKNAVNIMMKNIMDFCIGTCAFLAIGFHIMFAGPDESLFFLGKTAAIQWGFAFWLFQCVFAATTATIVSGGVAERTKFTSYLIYSVVICAFVYPVFGNWAWGSLLDSSGWLEGVLGVGFYDFAGSTVVHSIGGWLALAGAIVIGPRIGKFDAEGNPRAIPGHNLPFAVIGGFILWLGWFGFNPGSTTTFDGNLARIAVMTNIAGAAGGIGAMIAIWTYAKKPDVGMTVNGFLAGMVAICTAVDVVNAIGALIIGLVAGVLVVFSVIFIERKLKIDDPVGCISVHGVCGAWGTLAYAFFGVESFSPTVLLAQLIGIGVAFAWAFGTGMALFLGIKHTVGLRVSAEEEENGLDIEEHGNEAYAGLHIDPHHTSI, encoded by the coding sequence ATGATCAGAACCGGAAGCATTTCTTCAACCGTCAGGTATTTTGCATTTCTGTTTGCCATTGCCATTGTCATATCGGCAAGTCTCTGGGGAGGGCATCCGGCAATGGCGGAGGATTCGGAAGCCGTCAGCGCAGCGATCGCCACTTATCCCGAAACCCTGTTTCAGGGCAAATCCCAGGCGGACATCCGCAAAGAACTTCCGGTTTCGGGGGCCTACCGGGATGAGGTCACGCCCATTGAGGAAGCGGTCGAAGTGAGCGTGAACGGCAAAACCGAAACGGTTTCCATTGTCCGCTACCTGACCGATATTGAGATCTTCCAGTATCGCGGGGATGTTCTCTGGACCTGTATCGCGGCCTTCCTGGTGTTTATCATGCAGGCCGGGTTTGCCATGGTGGAATCGGGATTTACCCGCGCCAAAAATGCCGTTAACATCATGATGAAGAATATTATGGATTTCTGCATCGGCACCTGCGCCTTTCTGGCAATCGGCTTTCACATCATGTTTGCCGGGCCGGATGAGTCCCTGTTCTTTCTGGGAAAGACAGCCGCAATCCAGTGGGGCTTCGCATTCTGGCTCTTCCAGTGCGTCTTTGCCGCCACAACGGCGACCATCGTATCCGGCGGCGTGGCCGAGCGGACCAAGTTTACGAGTTACCTGATCTACAGTGTTGTCATCTGCGCCTTTGTCTACCCGGTTTTCGGTAACTGGGCATGGGGCAGTCTGCTGGACAGCAGCGGGTGGCTGGAGGGCGTTCTGGGTGTGGGGTTTTATGACTTTGCAGGCTCTACCGTGGTGCATTCCATCGGCGGCTGGCTGGCCCTGGCCGGTGCCATCGTTATCGGGCCGCGAATCGGAAAATTTGACGCCGAGGGCAACCCCAGGGCGATCCCCGGCCACAACCTCCCCTTTGCGGTCATCGGCGGCTTTATTCTCTGGCTGGGATGGTTCGGCTTCAATCCGGGCAGCACCACCACCTTTGACGGCAACCTGGCCCGCATCGCCGTAATGACCAATATCGCTGGCGCGGCAGGCGGGATCGGTGCCATGATCGCCATCTGGACATATGCCAAAAAGCCGGATGTGGGCATGACGGTCAACGGATTTCTGGCCGGGATGGTGGCCATCTGTACGGCTGTTGATGTTGTCAACGCCATCGGCGCGCTGATCATCGGCCTGGTCGCAGGCGTTTTGGTTGTGTTCAGCGTCATTTTTATCGAGCGGAAGCTGAAAATCGACGATCCGGTCGGCTGCATCAGCGTCCACGGGGTCTGCGGGGCATGGGGAACGCTGGCCTACGCCTTTTTCGGGGTGGAGTCGTTCAGCCCGACCGTCCTTCTGGCCCAGCTGATCGGCATCGGTGTGGCATTTGCGTGGGCATTTGGCACGGGCATGGCCCTGTTTCTCGGCATAAAGCACACCGTCGGCCTGAGAGTAAGCGCGGAAGAAGAGGAAAACGGTCTGGATATTGAGGAACACGGCAATGAAGCCTATGCGGGCCTTCATATAGATCCGCACCACACCTCCATTTAA
- a CDS encoding helix-turn-helix domain-containing protein, translated as MSNSNSQNHASAQSNKLEIAIGREIRAFRKKMDLTISELAKLAGLSAGMLSKIENGNASPSLATLQSLSGALNIPVTAFFRKYEEDRDASFVRAGEGLIIERRGTRAGHQYQLLGHSVGKSISVEPYMITLTEESEVFPLFQHPGMEFLYMLEGKMVYMHGDKSYSLSPGDSLFFDADAPHGPEELRELPIRFLSVIVSPRFSD; from the coding sequence ATGAGCAATTCAAATTCGCAAAACCACGCATCTGCACAGAGCAATAAACTTGAAATTGCCATTGGCCGGGAAATCCGGGCGTTCCGCAAAAAAATGGACCTGACCATTTCGGAGTTGGCAAAACTGGCCGGACTGTCTGCGGGTATGCTCTCCAAGATTGAAAACGGGAATGCCTCCCCCTCTCTGGCAACGCTTCAGTCGTTGTCCGGGGCACTGAACATTCCGGTGACCGCTTTCTTCCGAAAATATGAGGAAGACCGGGATGCCAGCTTTGTCCGGGCCGGTGAGGGGCTGATCATTGAACGGCGGGGCACCCGTGCCGGGCACCAGTACCAGCTTCTCGGTCACAGTGTCGGGAAAAGCATATCGGTGGAACCCTACATGATTACCCTGACAGAGGAATCAGAGGTGTTCCCGCTGTTTCAGCACCCCGGTATGGAGTTTCTCTACATGCTCGAAGGGAAGATGGTCTACATGCACGGGGACAAGTCCTATTCCCTCAGTCCGGGGGACTCGCTTTTCTTTGATGCGGATGCGCCCCATGGCCCGGAAGAACTCCGTGAACTGCCCATAAGATTCCTGTCTGTCATCGTGTCTCCCCGGTTTTCGGACTAG
- a CDS encoding amidophosphoribosyltransferase — translation MCAIAGLLFKNGKRRNFNMTTGAALTEILDATLHRGPDSAGWAIYREPLEAGTLRIRFLVSDGDKRAGEIEKIHQILAAQKAEIIREESLGCTYGVFVRYTGDILTLTHAAEKQVKMISVGASLDIIKDVGQPLDLSPRYGIRDFNGAHGIAHIRLATESGVHPDTAHPFWACGFADIATVHNGQLTNYWIMRRRLERRGMAFQTENDTELIAVYLAYRMSQGATLEDALKTSLEDLDGTFSYLVATKDAIGYAKDKLAAKPMVKYEDEDMIAISSEEVGLNRLFPGRALPTTEPAPLTYGLWSRS, via the coding sequence ATGTGCGCGATAGCGGGACTTTTATTCAAAAACGGCAAGCGCCGCAATTTCAATATGACCACCGGGGCGGCACTGACCGAAATTCTGGACGCGACCCTGCACCGGGGACCGGATTCCGCCGGATGGGCCATTTACCGGGAACCGCTGGAAGCGGGAACCCTCCGTATCCGTTTTCTGGTATCGGACGGCGATAAAAGGGCCGGGGAGATTGAAAAGATTCATCAGATCCTCGCCGCGCAGAAGGCGGAGATCATCAGAGAGGAGTCTCTCGGATGCACCTATGGCGTTTTTGTCCGTTACACCGGCGACATCCTCACCCTCACCCATGCGGCGGAAAAACAGGTGAAGATGATCTCCGTCGGGGCCAGCCTGGACATCATCAAGGATGTGGGACAGCCCCTTGACCTGTCTCCCAGATACGGCATCCGGGATTTCAACGGCGCGCATGGCATCGCCCATATCCGCCTTGCCACGGAGTCGGGCGTGCATCCCGATACGGCGCACCCCTTCTGGGCCTGCGGTTTTGCGGATATTGCAACGGTTCACAACGGCCAGCTCACCAATTACTGGATCATGCGCCGCCGTCTGGAACGCCGGGGCATGGCCTTTCAGACTGAAAACGACACCGAACTGATCGCCGTCTATCTGGCCTATCGCATGAGCCAGGGCGCGACGCTGGAAGACGCGCTGAAGACCTCTCTGGAGGATCTGGACGGCACCTTTTCCTATCTTGTGGCGACAAAGGACGCCATCGGATACGCCAAGGACAAGCTGGCCGCCAAGCCGATGGTCAAATACGAGGATGAGGATATGATCGCCATCTCATCCGAGGAGGTGGGCCTGAACCGGCTGTTTCCGGGCCGGGCGCTGCCCACTACGGAACCCGCGCCCCTGACATACGGACTCTGGTCCAGATCCTGA
- a CDS encoding glutamate synthase-related protein, which translates to MATINLSEMPIRTANEVIRGYGAAYQDIDILNPDARHYIAVGLTSAISLNIKGSAGYFCGGLSDGPRIRVEKNVSWGVGDNMLSGAIVVGGNAGAIAGEALRGGEIVIMGNMGSRAGQVMKKGTLCCVGNSGFMAGYMMYGGRMIILGDSGPNVGENMAGGEIFVGGEIESLGSDAEIREPSPEDLEGIREFLERYGLSFAGTFRKVVCAGKDLCYSTPEPRIRNIPHTRFSGTKADYWNEKVVEDIRVKARIGRYRIRGYGTSRHVPHFTDIGFRKDISAELKNTETDPVAEVSLRTFIGDKHQGRALDLSMPVMIAPMSYGALSPRMKTALGIASRLSGISENTGEGGMYSVERAEARQLIAQCLSGRFGWNIHDMKRSDGLEIYISQGAKPGLGGQLMASKLTKEIAEMRGIPAGMDLRSPSRHPDILGGDDLIMKVREFREAVGWRLPISLKLGGGRTRDDVKIALKDGIDFVELDGLQGGTGAAGSEVAEYVGIPTISALMEALDGLSEIGATGQLPIVIMGGIQNGVDAAKAIAMGAHAVGLGTSMLIAAGCIACMQCSVGNCVAGVATQDPKHVARFDTEKRALSIHRYLESMRWQIAAITRALGYRDVRSLSRDDLVAHTPEAAELTRLPYESRNRLN; encoded by the coding sequence ATGGCAACGATCAATTTATCCGAAATGCCGATTCGCACGGCCAACGAGGTCATCAGGGGCTACGGGGCCGCCTATCAGGATATTGATATCCTCAATCCCGATGCCCGGCACTATATCGCAGTGGGGCTAACCAGCGCCATCAGCCTGAACATAAAAGGCTCTGCCGGGTATTTCTGCGGCGGACTCAGCGACGGTCCCCGCATCCGGGTTGAGAAAAATGTGAGCTGGGGCGTGGGCGACAACATGCTCTCCGGCGCCATCGTGGTGGGCGGCAACGCCGGCGCCATCGCGGGCGAGGCGCTCCGGGGCGGTGAGATCGTCATCATGGGCAACATGGGCTCCAGGGCCGGTCAGGTGATGAAGAAGGGAACGCTTTGCTGCGTCGGCAACTCCGGGTTCATGGCCGGTTATATGATGTACGGCGGCCGCATGATTATCCTGGGCGATTCCGGCCCCAACGTCGGCGAGAACATGGCCGGTGGCGAGATCTTCGTGGGCGGTGAGATCGAATCCCTGGGCAGCGATGCGGAAATTCGCGAGCCCTCCCCGGAAGACCTTGAGGGCATCCGCGAATTTCTGGAACGCTACGGCCTCTCCTTTGCGGGCACATTCAGAAAGGTGGTCTGCGCCGGAAAAGACCTCTGCTATTCCACGCCCGAACCCCGCATCCGCAATATTCCCCATACCCGTTTTTCCGGGACAAAGGCCGATTACTGGAACGAAAAGGTGGTCGAAGACATCCGGGTCAAGGCCAGAATCGGGCGGTACCGGATCCGGGGCTACGGCACGTCCCGCCATGTGCCGCACTTCACGGATATCGGCTTCAGAAAGGATATCTCCGCCGAATTGAAAAATACGGAGACCGATCCGGTGGCCGAAGTCAGCCTCAGAACCTTTATCGGCGACAAGCACCAGGGCCGCGCGCTGGACCTGAGTATGCCGGTGATGATCGCGCCCATGAGCTACGGCGCGCTCAGTCCCCGCATGAAAACCGCCCTGGGCATCGCGTCCCGGCTCTCCGGGATTTCGGAAAATACCGGGGAGGGCGGCATGTATTCCGTGGAACGGGCCGAGGCCCGGCAGCTGATCGCCCAGTGCCTTTCCGGCCGCTTCGGGTGGAATATTCACGACATGAAACGCTCCGACGGGCTGGAGATCTACATCTCACAGGGGGCAAAGCCGGGGCTCGGCGGCCAGCTCATGGCCTCCAAGCTGACCAAAGAGATCGCGGAAATGCGCGGCATCCCGGCGGGAATGGATCTGCGCTCCCCCTCCCGCCATCCCGATATTCTGGGCGGCGACGACCTGATCATGAAGGTGCGGGAGTTCCGGGAGGCGGTCGGATGGCGTCTGCCCATAAGCCTCAAGCTGGGCGGCGGCCGCACACGGGATGATGTGAAGATCGCCCTCAAGGACGGGATCGATTTTGTGGAGCTTGACGGCCTGCAGGGCGGAACCGGGGCGGCCGGCAGCGAAGTGGCCGAATATGTGGGCATCCCCACCATCTCGGCGCTCATGGAGGCCCTGGACGGCCTCTCGGAGATTGGCGCAACCGGCCAGCTTCCCATCGTGATCATGGGCGGCATTCAGAACGGCGTGGACGCGGCAAAGGCCATTGCAATGGGGGCCCACGCCGTGGGACTGGGCACCTCGATGCTCATTGCTGCCGGGTGTATCGCCTGTATGCAGTGCAGTGTCGGAAACTGCGTGGCCGGGGTGGCCACTCAGGACCCGAAGCATGTGGCGCGCTTTGATACGGAAAAGCGGGCCCTCTCCATTCACCGCTATCTGGAATCGATGCGCTGGCAGATTGCGGCTATTACCCGTGCGCTGGGATACAGGGATGTGCGAAGCCTGTCGCGGGATGACCTGGTGGCCCATACACCCGAAGCGG